A single window of Lytechinus variegatus isolate NC3 chromosome 8, Lvar_3.0, whole genome shotgun sequence DNA harbors:
- the LOC121420171 gene encoding protein odr-4 homolog yields MGKTIVAESEIEQSVWKLIENTSFVFGLIVGKCSSQKDAALHLIPTPCEEGDNESSENQQSPENLCEQWVAEHARQVTCMLPGGVGVIGVFYVCTPNQATPMATKARQALFAIYKLLNKRLLLGLDSRRDSSMEWSVLHICSTTRKTTCKTINVLDHKCTARPADLKYQTNPHKWSILESCLRLDIGVYLPSTVPDCSQYSKQLTARLSPVTRMIEDAIALVDGQLRSGSELLENQQMKKKSGKKASTGSNEGSTHTVELVTDKNDLSSKSKDVERGTVQANIYITGTMSSRAFVDPKATVDEAIQAVKEDLLRTVHARFDLLASDLRQSSGDEELKETQIAPPTVIATPRRIYARLRTSPILVSDYAFAEEQAGEIAERMAELLDVEVSEEDLDLDTEALPDESLLKPTDNGVDEEEGELNVSTRSSKSLQYMGAAAVGLLGAAVAGAMSYLAITQD; encoded by the exons ATGGGAAAGACAATTGTTGCTGAAAGTGAGATAGAACAATCAGTTTGGAAGTTAATAGAAAATACGAGCTTTGTATTTGGCCTAATTGTTGGGAAG TGCTCATCACAGAAGGATGCTGCCCTACACCTGATCCCAACACCTTGTGAGGAAGGAGACAATGAGAGCAGCGAAAATCAGCAGTCGCCAGAAAACTTATGTGAACAGTGGGTTGCTGAACATGCCAGACAG GTGACATGTATGTTACCAGGTGGTGTTGGAGTGATAGGCGTGTTCTACGTCTGCACCCCAAACCAGGCCACGCCCATGGCAACCAAGGCTCGCCAGGCACTCTTCGCAATCTACAAGCTTCTTAACAAGAGACTTCTACTTGGCTTGGACTCAAGACGGGATAGTAGTATGGAATGGAGTGTGCTTCATATATGTAGTACAACCAGGAA AACAACGTGTAAAACAATCAATGTCTTAGACCATAAG TGCACAGCTAGGCCGGCGGATCTCAAGTACCAGACAAACCCTCACAAGTGGTCCATCCTTGAGAGTTGTCTGAGACTAGATATAGGGGTTTATCTCCCATCAACTGTGCCAGACTGTAGCCAGTACAGTAAGCAACTCACA GCACGTCTGTCACCAGTCACAAGAATGATAGAAGATGCAATAGCTTTAGTGGATGGACAGCTAAGGTCCGGATCAGAACTTCTTGAAAACCAGCAGATGAAA AAGAAGTCCGGTAAGAAAGCGAGTACAGGCTCAAACGAAGGCAGCACACACACGGTGGAACTTGTTACGGATAAG AATGATTTGAGCAGTAAGTCGAAAGATGTGGAGCGGGGAACTGTTCAAGCCAATATATACATCACAGGAACGATGTCCTCAAGGGCATTTGTGGATCCAAAGGCAACCGTTGACGAGGCTATACAG GCAGTCAAAGAAGATCTCCTGCGTACAGTCCACGCTAGGTTTGACCTCTTAGCTAGTGACCTTCGGCAGAGCAGCGGCGATGAGGAACTCAAAGAAACACAGATCG CTCCACCCACCGTCATAGCTACACCCAGGCGCATCTATGCTAGACTCCGTACCAGCCCCATCCTGGTGTCCGACTATGCCTTTGCTGAAGAGCAGGCAGGGGAGATAGCAGAGAGAATGGCAGAACTCCTGGATGTAGAGGTTAGCGAGGAAGACCTGGACCTTGACACTGAGGCATTACCAG ATGAGAGTCTACTGAAGCCAACTGACAATGGTGTCGATGAAGAGGAAGGTGAACTGAATGTATCAACTAGATCAAGCAAATCATTACAATATATGG GTGCTGCTGCCGTGGGTTTGCTAGGAGCAGCTGTAGCCGGAGCTATGTCATACCTTGCTATCACCCAAGATTAA